A window of Lacibacter sediminis contains these coding sequences:
- a CDS encoding methylglyoxal synthase, whose product MPTRKMKVRKRIALVAHDHKKTDIIDWAYFNRTALSKHELFATGTTGKLLEEKLDRPVTKLLSGPLGGDQQIGALIAEGKIDILIFFWDPMEAQPHDPDVKALLRLAVTWNIPTACDRATADFIFTSPLILDDYTIQLEDYSQYLKRKIK is encoded by the coding sequence ATGCCAACAAGAAAAATGAAAGTCCGCAAGCGCATTGCGTTAGTGGCACACGATCATAAAAAAACTGATATTATTGATTGGGCTTATTTCAACAGAACTGCTTTATCAAAACATGAACTATTTGCCACGGGCACTACCGGTAAATTGCTCGAAGAAAAACTCGATCGACCGGTAACGAAATTGCTCAGTGGTCCATTAGGCGGTGATCAACAGATTGGTGCATTGATTGCCGAAGGGAAAATTGATATCCTCATTTTCTTTTGGGATCCTATGGAAGCTCAACCGCATGATCCCGATGTAAAAGCATTGCTTCGTTTAGCCGTTACCTGGAATATTCCAACAGCCTGCGACCGGGCAACAGCCGATTTCATTTTTACATCACCGCTTATCCTCGACGATTATACTATTCAGCTGGAAGATTACAGTCAATATCTCAAGCGTAAGATCAAGTAA
- a CDS encoding Smr/MutS family protein: MKFQIGDKVLLLHSNEEGEVVDIIDKKMVTVDVGGVQFPVYTDQIDFPYFKRFTEKKAPPPKQKKYVDDVKKEKGSAIKGYNVAEGVWISFLPVFDKDIFDDDVVEYFRIYLVNNTDTHFKFDYHLRYTGESEFNLRNEILPFNDFYIHDVEFEKLNDAPRFDFEFSLVTPDKKKADHFEASLKMKAKQLFQRIEEMLKKQEASFSYLLMETYPDKVHTDKVDLHKLSAAGFKVYDAGQARQHIPPARSVVDLHIEKISNDWKHLSNFEILTAQLREFEKYYELAVLHMQPTLIIIHGVGEGKLRDEIHDILRLKSEVKSFVNQYHPLYGYGATEIYFQY; the protein is encoded by the coding sequence ATGAAATTTCAGATAGGAGATAAGGTATTGTTGCTGCATTCAAATGAGGAAGGTGAAGTGGTTGACATTATTGACAAGAAAATGGTGACTGTTGATGTTGGAGGCGTTCAGTTCCCCGTATATACTGATCAGATTGATTTCCCATACTTCAAACGGTTTACCGAAAAGAAAGCACCGCCACCCAAACAAAAGAAATATGTAGATGATGTAAAAAAAGAAAAGGGTAGTGCCATTAAAGGTTACAATGTTGCCGAAGGGGTATGGATCTCTTTTCTGCCGGTGTTTGATAAAGATATTTTCGATGATGACGTGGTGGAATATTTCCGCATTTATCTCGTGAACAATACTGATACACATTTTAAATTCGATTATCATTTACGCTATACCGGCGAAAGTGAATTTAATCTTCGCAATGAAATTCTTCCGTTCAACGATTTTTATATTCATGATGTGGAATTTGAAAAGCTGAACGATGCACCACGTTTTGATTTTGAATTTTCTTTGGTAACACCTGATAAAAAGAAAGCTGATCATTTTGAAGCATCGCTCAAGATGAAAGCAAAACAACTGTTTCAGCGAATTGAAGAAATGCTCAAAAAACAGGAAGCAAGTTTCAGTTACCTGTTAATGGAAACCTATCCCGATAAAGTGCATACTGATAAAGTTGATCTGCATAAGCTATCAGCAGCCGGGTTTAAAGTGTACGATGCAGGTCAGGCCCGTCAGCATATACCACCGGCACGTTCGGTAGTTGATCTGCATATTGAAAAGATCAGCAACGACTGGAAACATCTCAGCAATTTTGAAATTCTCACGGCACAGTTGCGTGAGTTTGAAAAATATTATGAACTGGCTGTCTTGCACATGCAACCAACACTCATTATTATTCATGGTGTAGGCGAAGGAAAATTGCGGGATGAAATTCATGATATTCTCCGTCTTAAATCAGAAGTAAAATCGTTTGTGAACCAATACCATCCTTTGTATGGTTATGGCGCAACAGAAATTTATTTTCAATACTGA
- a CDS encoding amino acid permease: MANQLFRKKKINAILPDGEGEIHGSESKLHRILNVRDLTFFGIAAVIGAGIFSTIGSAAFHGGPGVSLLFVITAITCGFSALCYAEFASRVPVSGSAYTYAYVSFGELVAWIIGWALILEYAIGNIVVAISWSSYFNNLLQGLNIHLPFWLTTNLTTAKEALAAVNAQLATGAAATPEMQTIINGFNSAPDLGGTKLFLNLPAFLIVALITALAYIGMKESKKSANAMVVFKIIVIIFVIIIGFFYVDTANWNPFMPNGFTGVLQGVSAVFYAYIGFDAISTTAEECENPQRDLPRGMMYALLICTILYILIALVLTGMVNYSELKVDDPLAYVFDKLGLKWIGYIISISAVVATTSVLLVFQLGQPRIWMTMSRDGLLPKRFSNVHKKYKTPAFATIVTGFLVGIPALFLPSSIMTDLTSIGTLFAFVLVCLGVLLLPKLRAEGSGKFKLPYINAQFILPLIVAGFIFLFRERVTASVTNLFNENHQEVLFLLFIIIAIVLSVFTFIRKYSLIPVLGALSCLYLMIEIPVNSWFWFFVWMGIGLVIYFIYGYRKSKLATEQV, translated from the coding sequence ATGGCCAACCAGTTATTTCGTAAAAAAAAGATCAATGCTATACTTCCGGATGGTGAGGGTGAAATACATGGCAGTGAAAGTAAATTACACAGGATACTGAATGTACGTGATCTTACTTTTTTTGGTATTGCCGCCGTTATTGGTGCAGGTATCTTTTCAACTATTGGTTCGGCAGCTTTTCACGGCGGTCCTGGTGTTTCATTGTTATTTGTGATCACCGCTATTACCTGCGGCTTTTCTGCTTTGTGTTATGCAGAGTTTGCCAGTCGTGTGCCCGTGAGCGGTAGTGCCTATACTTATGCCTATGTGAGTTTTGGTGAATTGGTTGCATGGATCATTGGCTGGGCCTTGATACTTGAATATGCCATCGGTAATATTGTGGTGGCTATCAGCTGGAGCAGTTATTTTAATAATCTTTTACAGGGATTAAATATTCATTTGCCGTTTTGGTTAACGACCAATCTCACAACTGCAAAGGAAGCATTGGCTGCTGTTAATGCACAATTAGCAACAGGTGCTGCAGCAACTCCTGAAATGCAAACCATCATCAATGGATTTAACAGTGCACCTGATTTAGGTGGAACAAAATTGTTTCTGAATCTTCCTGCATTTTTGATCGTAGCACTCATTACTGCACTGGCGTATATTGGTATGAAAGAAAGTAAAAAGAGTGCGAATGCGATGGTGGTGTTCAAGATCATTGTGATCATTTTCGTTATTATTATTGGGTTCTTTTATGTTGATACAGCAAACTGGAATCCGTTTATGCCGAATGGTTTTACAGGTGTATTGCAGGGTGTGAGTGCTGTGTTCTATGCCTATATTGGTTTTGATGCAATCAGTACTACGGCAGAAGAATGTGAAAACCCGCAACGTGATTTGCCAAGAGGTATGATGTATGCGTTGCTTATTTGTACGATCCTCTATATCCTCATTGCATTGGTATTAACCGGTATGGTGAATTACAGCGAATTGAAAGTTGATGACCCTCTTGCTTATGTATTTGATAAATTGGGTTTGAAATGGATCGGCTATATCATCAGCATCAGTGCAGTGGTAGCTACAACAAGTGTGTTGCTAGTATTTCAATTGGGTCAGCCACGTATCTGGATGACCATGAGCCGTGATGGTTTATTACCAAAACGTTTTTCAAACGTACATAAGAAATATAAGACCCCTGCTTTTGCAACAATTGTAACAGGATTTTTAGTGGGTATTCCTGCTTTGTTTCTTCCTTCATCGATTATGACGGATCTTACAAGTATCGGCACCTTGTTTGCATTTGTATTGGTGTGTTTAGGTGTTTTGTTGTTGCCCAAGCTTCGTGCAGAAGGTTCAGGTAAATTCAAGCTGCCGTATATCAATGCACAGTTTATTCTTCCATTGATCGTTGCCGGTTTTATCTTCCTCTTCCGTGAACGAGTAACAGCTTCGGTTACAAACCTGTTTAATGAAAATCACCAGGAAGTGTTATTCCTGCTCTTTATCATAATCGCAATTGTATTATCTGTATTTACTTTTATTCGGAAATATTCATTGATACCTGTATTAGGCGCATTGAGTTGTTTATACCTGATGATCGAAATTCCGGTGAACAGCTGGTTCTGGTTTTTTGTATGGATGGGAATCGGGTTAGTGATCTATTTTATTTATGGTTACCGCAAAAGCAAATTAGCAACAGAACAAGTTTAG
- a CDS encoding PKD domain-containing protein, with the protein MTGIVTKTILTFFLLFISLTLNAQLNAEFSITNGQGCVPLKTSFSNLSTGISASTVYSWNFGNGNLSSLKDPSAVFLTEGSYTVTLTVKDGNQTSTKTREVKVYKKPQADFTFSSVKGCSPLTVTFNSTSIAGDGIINSYFWDFGDGSTQQTYSPTTTHTYQIKQKASVSLTVVNQYGCYNTIVKNDIIDVLDPLTADFEVDQAILCRITDEVQFTNKSAGPGVLSYGWDFGDGTTSAEKDPKHVFAQKGVYSVKLTVTTADGCSVVKSKQNLVNVASFKSDFTLSGTDICTGNALQLTASSAPAPTQSLWYMGDGSVYNELYGLSYYYTQKGSYDIKLVNTFGTCKDSVTKTVNLKEGVWLRGFVDSLIDKCGAPARMQFRDTTPGAIKWDWSFEYDYYNQVVNSTIQNPVHTYPRNITYNVFLKVSNAEGCSSTISKYVSVASALVEIRVLSSSTYPFYSCIPYTIKFTTSSSEPIATYKWIFPDGSTSTDPTPEYLFSAVGTHNVFLNYTTVSGCSGTVQYNNIQVLPKPVADFISMQGTDICGNSLTQFKNLSTNMSGFGEWFINGEKTISIDPYFGKDLFYKFKAEGKYSISLVATNNYCRDTMTKIDYITVKAPFVYFDSIYPDCSGTGGDITFTEKSENATGWRWDFGDGSTPVNYTTYQSQIKHTYTATGIYYVKLSVTNGSCTVTDSAKVTVIIRKKPQLTVNKSDLCLEEKLSYAVSGLAVSPLGNYNYLIYRVEYEDGSEYNGVNRYFDIDITPMTGYLLADYLDPAKSKLRFILLNKLTNCLDTTNYITYKVRGVRAKFEVQVSNHCFNLPVVFNDTSDMAGVTPIISREWNFGDGQYQAAANGGLVTHTYASPGYYYPTLKVTDASGCTSTSEYYTGFVQVNGPKASFYTSGTNVPLNTTVNFNNTSNTFNTYNTQYSWDFGNGVTSTQHSPAYTFITAGTYTVKLTASDPVTGCTSEATQIIVVRDFNSAFNFNTSFVGNASCPPVMARFNNTSAGAVRVKWDFGDGTTADNVNYPSHIYTKAGTYIVTLYVYGYNGLTGTYTDSVKVKGLDAAIKFDPKETCSSQPVNFNASATGVTNYVWDFGDGQLFSSTDSSAVHSYRGPGVYKPSLLITNTDGCTVAAPSTEKITIDSLSAKIKGIPLQACNQVKINFNAEVYSVGAAQNQNFLSYKWNFGTGNAADTANTANPVFQYSSPGTYTVTLRVTARSGCVKDVTETVVVKESSKGTITAPSAICAGETATFTSAATITNGVQWSWDFKNGQTATTQNPSAQTYTTAGSYPITLVVNNQGCLDTAMHILTVNTLPVVQLSPTQPKVCLGSSIQLTAAGGTAYQWSLAAGLSDPVSASPFASPSVSTTYRVLVTNQYGCKKTDSVTVRVVQPISITGNNNYSICEGESAQLIVTGASSYKWINNTQGLGSTSSGSATASPTSTTTYTVVGYDAENCFTDTLDINVVVHPRPTVNAGPDVQSLPGNSVQLNATGSNNISTWMWRPPDFLSCVQCPSPVSSTNRTITYIVEAKTDKNCSASDSVTVEILCNGSQIFIPNSFTPNGDGKNDYFSVLGNGASLIKLFVIYDRWGNKVFERKNVSVDDPAAKWDGNYKGYPAPIGSFTYSIQLTCDATGESFVRSGTVIIIR; encoded by the coding sequence ATGACCGGAATAGTAACCAAAACCATCCTTACTTTTTTTCTCCTGTTCATTTCGCTGACATTAAACGCACAGCTGAATGCGGAGTTCTCTATTACAAACGGGCAAGGTTGTGTTCCTTTAAAAACCTCCTTCAGTAATCTCTCAACCGGCATTTCGGCAAGCACAGTTTATAGCTGGAATTTTGGAAACGGTAATTTGTCTTCGTTAAAAGATCCGTCAGCAGTTTTTTTAACGGAAGGTTCTTACACTGTTACATTAACGGTTAAAGATGGTAATCAGACTTCAACTAAAACAAGAGAAGTGAAAGTGTACAAAAAGCCGCAGGCTGATTTTACATTTTCAAGTGTAAAGGGATGTTCTCCGCTAACGGTTACATTCAACAGCACATCTATTGCGGGTGATGGTATCATTAATTCTTATTTCTGGGATTTCGGTGATGGTTCAACACAACAAACATATTCACCCACAACAACGCACACCTATCAGATCAAACAAAAAGCATCAGTAAGTCTGACGGTGGTAAATCAATACGGTTGTTATAACACAATTGTGAAGAATGATATTATTGATGTGCTCGATCCCTTGACTGCAGACTTTGAAGTTGATCAGGCCATTCTTTGCCGTATTACAGATGAAGTACAGTTTACAAACAAAAGCGCAGGGCCGGGAGTATTAAGTTACGGGTGGGATTTTGGAGATGGAACTACTTCTGCCGAAAAAGACCCCAAACATGTTTTTGCACAAAAGGGCGTTTATTCTGTTAAATTAACTGTTACTACAGCAGATGGTTGCAGCGTAGTAAAGTCAAAACAAAATCTGGTAAATGTTGCTTCCTTCAAATCGGATTTTACACTGAGTGGTACCGATATCTGTACAGGTAATGCTTTACAGCTGACAGCCTCAAGTGCGCCGGCTCCAACACAATCGTTGTGGTACATGGGCGATGGATCTGTTTATAATGAATTGTACGGGTTGTCTTACTATTACACGCAAAAGGGCAGTTATGATATTAAGCTGGTAAATACTTTTGGAACCTGTAAAGATTCGGTAACCAAAACTGTTAACCTGAAAGAAGGAGTGTGGCTGCGTGGCTTTGTAGATTCGTTGATTGATAAATGCGGCGCTCCTGCCAGAATGCAGTTCAGAGATACCACCCCTGGCGCAATAAAATGGGACTGGTCTTTTGAATACGATTATTATAACCAGGTTGTTAATTCAACTATTCAAAATCCTGTTCACACTTATCCCAGGAATATCACTTACAATGTGTTTTTAAAAGTTAGTAATGCAGAAGGCTGTAGCAGCACCATATCGAAATATGTTTCTGTTGCCAGTGCACTGGTTGAAATAAGGGTACTTTCTTCCAGTACGTATCCTTTTTATTCATGTATACCGTATACAATAAAATTTACCACATCTTCAAGTGAGCCGATTGCCACTTATAAATGGATTTTTCCCGATGGAAGTACTTCAACCGACCCAACACCCGAATATTTGTTTTCAGCAGTTGGCACACACAATGTTTTTTTAAATTATACAACTGTAAGCGGTTGTTCAGGCACTGTACAGTATAACAATATCCAGGTATTACCGAAGCCGGTTGCTGATTTCATTTCAATGCAAGGAACGGATATATGCGGAAACTCACTTACACAGTTTAAAAATTTGTCAACGAATATGTCGGGTTTTGGTGAGTGGTTCATCAATGGAGAAAAAACCATCAGCATTGACCCTTATTTTGGGAAAGATCTTTTTTACAAATTCAAGGCTGAAGGAAAATACAGCATCAGTTTAGTTGCAACAAATAATTATTGCAGGGATACGATGACTAAGATCGACTACATTACAGTGAAAGCACCCTTTGTTTATTTTGATTCGATTTATCCTGATTGCAGCGGAACAGGTGGAGATATAACATTTACCGAAAAGTCGGAAAATGCAACAGGCTGGCGCTGGGATTTTGGCGATGGCAGTACTCCCGTAAACTACACAACATACCAGTCGCAAATAAAACATACCTATACTGCAACGGGAATATATTACGTCAAGTTAAGTGTTACAAACGGAAGTTGTACAGTAACCGATTCTGCAAAGGTTACAGTCATTATCAGAAAAAAGCCACAACTAACCGTGAATAAGTCTGATCTGTGCCTTGAAGAGAAACTCAGTTATGCTGTATCCGGACTTGCGGTATCACCATTGGGAAATTATAATTATTTAATTTATCGAGTTGAGTACGAAGACGGATCCGAATACAATGGAGTTAACCGCTATTTTGATATTGACATTACACCCATGACCGGTTATTTGTTAGCCGACTACCTTGATCCTGCAAAAAGTAAACTACGTTTTATTTTATTAAACAAGCTTACCAATTGTTTGGATACCACGAATTATATAACATACAAGGTAAGGGGTGTGCGTGCAAAATTTGAAGTGCAGGTGAGTAACCACTGTTTTAATTTGCCGGTTGTTTTCAATGATACATCAGACATGGCAGGTGTTACACCTATTATTTCCCGTGAATGGAATTTTGGAGATGGACAGTACCAGGCTGCTGCAAACGGAGGATTGGTAACGCATACGTATGCCAGCCCCGGATATTATTATCCAACACTGAAAGTTACCGATGCTTCGGGTTGTACTTCAACAAGCGAATATTACACAGGGTTTGTACAGGTCAACGGTCCTAAGGCTTCGTTTTATACATCCGGCACCAACGTTCCGTTGAATACAACTGTAAATTTTAATAATACTAGCAATACATTTAACACCTACAACACGCAATACAGTTGGGATTTTGGTAATGGTGTAACAAGCACACAGCATTCACCTGCTTATACATTTATAACAGCAGGTACATATACTGTTAAACTCACAGCAAGCGACCCGGTAACAGGTTGCACATCAGAAGCAACGCAGATTATTGTGGTAAGAGATTTTAATTCGGCATTTAATTTCAATACCTCCTTTGTTGGCAATGCAAGTTGTCCGCCGGTGATGGCAAGGTTTAATAATACTTCGGCAGGAGCCGTGCGAGTGAAATGGGATTTTGGCGATGGTACCACTGCTGACAACGTCAATTATCCATCTCATATTTATACCAAAGCCGGTACTTACATTGTTACTTTGTATGTATATGGTTACAATGGACTAACAGGCACCTATACCGATTCTGTAAAAGTGAAAGGCTTGGATGCTGCGATTAAATTCGATCCGAAGGAAACCTGTTCTTCACAACCGGTCAACTTTAATGCATCTGCAACGGGTGTTACCAATTATGTATGGGATTTTGGTGATGGACAATTGTTTTCATCAACCGATAGTAGTGCGGTGCATTCTTATCGTGGGCCGGGTGTTTATAAACCATCGCTTCTTATTACAAATACGGATGGTTGCACAGTTGCTGCGCCATCAACAGAAAAAATCACCATTGATAGTTTGTCGGCTAAGATCAAGGGTATTCCGTTGCAGGCATGTAACCAGGTAAAGATCAATTTCAATGCTGAAGTGTATAGCGTAGGTGCAGCACAAAATCAAAACTTCCTTTCTTATAAATGGAATTTCGGTACAGGTAATGCGGCCGATACAGCAAATACAGCAAATCCTGTTTTTCAATATAGCTCGCCTGGAACTTATACTGTTACTTTACGTGTTACTGCACGTTCAGGTTGTGTAAAAGATGTAACAGAAACAGTTGTTGTAAAAGAATCATCCAAAGGAACAATTACCGCACCATCTGCTATATGCGCAGGTGAAACTGCAACTTTTACTTCTGCTGCAACGATTACCAATGGCGTACAATGGAGCTGGGATTTTAAAAACGGACAAACAGCAACTACGCAAAATCCATCAGCACAAACTTATACTACGGCAGGCAGTTACCCAATTACACTCGTAGTCAACAATCAAGGTTGTTTAGATACAGCGATGCATATCTTAACGGTAAATACATTACCCGTTGTTCAACTATCGCCAACGCAACCAAAAGTTTGTTTAGGCAGCAGTATTCAATTGACTGCAGCAGGTGGAACAGCTTATCAATGGTCGCTTGCTGCCGGACTATCTGATCCAGTATCTGCATCTCCATTTGCTTCACCTTCTGTTTCTACCACATACCGTGTGCTTGTAACTAATCAATATGGTTGTAAGAAAACAGATTCAGTAACCGTAAGAGTAGTGCAGCCGATCAGCATTACCGGAAATAATAATTATTCAATATGCGAAGGCGAATCTGCACAGTTAATTGTTACAGGTGCATCATCTTATAAATGGATCAACAATACGCAAGGGCTTGGTTCAACATCATCAGGTTCAGCAACAGCGTCACCAACTTCAACAACAACTTATACCGTTGTTGGTTATGATGCTGAAAATTGTTTTACTGATACACTGGATATAAATGTTGTGGTTCATCCAAGACCAACAGTAAATGCAGGGCCCGATGTGCAGTCGCTTCCCGGCAACAGCGTACAGTTAAATGCCACAGGAAGTAATAACATCAGCACATGGATGTGGCGGCCACCTGATTTTCTGAGTTGTGTACAATGCCCATCGCCTGTAAGTTCAACGAACAGAACCATCACTTATATTGTTGAAGCAAAGACAGATAAAAACTGTTCAGCTTCCGATTCGGTAACTGTTGAAATACTCTGCAACGGCAGCCAGATATTCATCCCTAATTCGTTTACACCAAACGGTGATGGAAAGAATGACTATTTCTCTGTGCTGGGTAATGGAGCATCGCTCATTAAATTATTTGTGATCTACGATCGTTGGGGAAACAAAGTGTTTGAACGAAAAAATGTTTCGGTTGACGATCCCGCAGCAAAATGGGACGGTAATTATAAAGGTTATCCGGCGCCAATCGGCAGCTTTACATACTCCATCCAACTCACCTGCGATGCCACCGGCGAAAGTTTTGTGCGAAGCGGAACGGTTATCATTATCAGGTAA
- a CDS encoding prolipoprotein diacylglyceryl transferase, producing MYPNLYYFLKDAFGVEWEGARFLNSFGFFVALAFIAGAIVLTKGLQRKEKQGFLFPKEEKRMFGQPATTTELLLNALLGFLMGYKIIGAFMNAGDGVNPQEYIFSSEGSWGAGIALAVFFAWLKWYEKNKQKAAKPEERKVRVWPHERVGDITVMAAIFGFAGAKVFHNLENWDEFVADPIGSLVSFSGLTFYGGLICAAIAIIVYAKRKGISIRHLADTMGPTLMLAYAIGRIGCQVAGDGDWGVPNAAYVTDSTATVQLAKPGEFQQAVQNNTTYIRQEFGREFKVENVPSVNFKGPSFLPVWMVAYTYPHNVNSMGVKLPGCDQPEHCNYLPLPVFPTPFYETVMCLLLFGILLFARGRIKLAGGLFCLYLVLNGLERFFIEKIRVNTKYEDLPFQPTQAELISLGLVILGIVLYFVAKRKAESSK from the coding sequence ATGTATCCTAATCTGTATTATTTCTTAAAAGATGCATTTGGTGTGGAGTGGGAAGGGGCGAGATTTCTCAATTCATTTGGCTTCTTTGTGGCGCTTGCATTCATTGCAGGTGCTATTGTATTAACAAAAGGGCTTCAACGAAAAGAGAAGCAGGGCTTTTTATTTCCGAAAGAAGAAAAGCGGATGTTTGGTCAGCCAGCCACAACAACTGAATTGCTATTGAATGCATTGCTGGGTTTTTTAATGGGATACAAGATCATTGGCGCATTCATGAATGCAGGCGATGGCGTAAATCCCCAGGAATATATATTCTCATCAGAAGGCAGTTGGGGTGCGGGTATTGCACTTGCAGTGTTTTTTGCCTGGTTAAAGTGGTACGAAAAAAATAAACAGAAAGCGGCCAAGCCAGAGGAACGCAAAGTACGTGTTTGGCCACATGAAAGGGTAGGAGATATCACTGTAATGGCTGCCATTTTTGGATTTGCCGGGGCCAAAGTGTTTCATAACCTCGAGAACTGGGATGAATTTGTGGCTGATCCAATCGGTTCTTTGGTATCATTCAGCGGTTTAACGTTTTACGGGGGCTTGATCTGTGCTGCCATTGCCATTATTGTATATGCCAAACGTAAAGGAATTTCAATACGTCACCTTGCAGATACCATGGGACCAACATTGATGCTGGCATATGCTATTGGTCGGATTGGTTGCCAGGTTGCCGGCGATGGCGACTGGGGTGTGCCTAATGCAGCTTATGTAACCGACTCAACCGCTACAGTTCAGTTGGCAAAACCCGGTGAATTTCAACAGGCAGTACAAAATAATACAACATATATCCGCCAGGAGTTTGGCCGTGAATTTAAAGTTGAGAATGTACCATCAGTAAATTTCAAAGGGCCTTCATTCCTTCCTGTTTGGATGGTGGCGTATACCTATCCGCACAATGTAAACAGCATGGGCGTAAAGCTTCCGGGTTGCGATCAGCCTGAACATTGCAATTATCTTCCATTGCCTGTTTTCCCAACTCCTTTTTATGAAACCGTGATGTGTCTTTTGCTTTTCGGTATTCTTTTATTTGCCCGTGGGCGCATAAAACTGGCGGGGGGATTATTCTGCCTTTATCTTGTTTTAAATGGACTGGAGCGTTTCTTTATTGAAAAGATCAGGGTAAATACAAAGTATGAAGACCTTCCTTTTCAACCTACACAGGCTGAGCTTATTTCGTTGGGCTTGGTAATTTTAGGGATCGTTCTCTATTTTGTAGCGAAGCGAAAAGCCGAATCTTCCAAATAA
- a CDS encoding DoxX family protein, translated as MNFVQRMEKWGDTHHPKWIDFIRIVLGIILTLKGVQFINNMQPLVDLIANSGFLGSLSAGLLAHYVVFAHLLGGLMVAFGLLTRFACLVQIPVLLGAIIFVNISGGIFQPHSELWLSVLILILLVFFVVEGSGKLSVDEWMRKNPDERPHKHKWG; from the coding sequence ATGAATTTCGTACAACGCATGGAAAAATGGGGCGATACACATCACCCTAAATGGATCGATTTCATCCGTATTGTTTTGGGAATCATCCTTACCTTAAAAGGTGTGCAGTTCATCAACAACATGCAACCCTTGGTTGATTTGATTGCTAATAGTGGTTTTCTCGGTTCTTTATCTGCCGGACTTCTTGCACACTATGTAGTGTTTGCACATTTGCTGGGTGGTCTTATGGTGGCCTTTGGTTTACTTACAAGGTTTGCCTGCCTGGTGCAGATCCCCGTTCTATTAGGCGCTATTATTTTCGTAAACATATCGGGCGGTATTTTTCAACCACATTCAGAGTTATGGTTATCTGTGCTTATCCTCATCCTGCTGGTGTTTTTTGTGGTAGAGGGCAGCGGTAAGCTAAGTGTGGATGAATGGATGCGGAAAAATCCTGATGAGCGGCCTCACAAACATAAGTGGGGCTGA
- a CDS encoding polyprenyl synthetase family protein yields the protein MQSFEQLLKQFEEYFNKRHFPNEPASLYDAAQHILSIGGKRVRPVAVLMGNELFDEIKSDAWQVATAIELFHNFSLIHDDIMDQAPLRRGKQTVHSIHGVNTAILAGDVALTMSYDYLGRVEGDVKPILALFNKTALEVSEGQQMDMDFEKRETVHLDEYVRMIELKTSVLLAASLKLGAMIGGASIGNTDHIYQFGRNLGIAFQVQDDYLDCFGDPVKFGKQVGGDIKANKKTFLMIHALETASAAQQKQLKELMQNNPADKVEQVVAIFKSAGVDEWAMQLKNQYLEKAMQHLEDIAVLNKRKEPLKQLAQFLVQREY from the coding sequence ATGCAGTCGTTTGAGCAATTACTAAAGCAGTTCGAAGAATATTTTAACAAGCGTCATTTTCCCAATGAACCGGCATCGTTGTATGATGCGGCACAGCATATCCTCAGCATTGGTGGTAAGCGTGTGCGTCCTGTTGCTGTGTTAATGGGCAACGAGTTGTTTGATGAGATCAAGTCTGATGCCTGGCAGGTAGCAACAGCCATTGAGCTGTTTCATAATTTTTCGTTGATCCACGATGATATTATGGATCAAGCTCCACTGCGCAGAGGTAAACAAACCGTGCATTCGATTCATGGAGTTAACACCGCTATTCTTGCAGGGGATGTTGCATTAACTATGTCGTACGATTATCTGGGCAGGGTAGAAGGCGATGTGAAACCTATTCTTGCATTGTTCAATAAAACTGCACTGGAAGTATCGGAAGGTCAGCAGATGGATATGGATTTTGAAAAGAGAGAAACAGTTCATCTCGATGAATATGTACGGATGATCGAATTAAAAACATCGGTACTCTTAGCAGCGAGTTTAAAGCTTGGTGCAATGATCGGCGGAGCAAGCATTGGTAATACAGATCACATTTATCAATTCGGTCGCAACCTCGGTATCGCCTTCCAGGTGCAGGACGATTATCTTGATTGCTTTGGTGATCCGGTAAAGTTTGGTAAACAGGTTGGTGGCGATATCAAAGCCAATAAAAAAACCTTTCTAATGATCCATGCATTGGAAACAGCTTCTGCTGCACAACAAAAACAGTTGAAAGAACTGATGCAAAATAATCCTGCTGATAAAGTGGAACAGGTAGTTGCAATTTTTAAATCAGCAGGTGTGGATGAATGGGCGATGCAGTTAAAAAATCAATACTTGGAAAAAGCCATGCAGCATTTAGAAGATATTGCGGTACTGAATAAACGAAAAGAGCCACTAAAACAACTTGCTCAATTTTTAGTGCAGCGTGAGTATTGA